The Sesamum indicum cultivar Zhongzhi No. 13 linkage group LG6, S_indicum_v1.0, whole genome shotgun sequence genomic interval AGTTCTTTAATAACACAAGTAATAGTATGCTTGACTAGGCTGGTTATTACAGAGTCATGTCATCTTGGGACAAACGAGGCTAGAAGGCCCCCACAACAGAGAACTAACCCTTTTCTGCAGATATGCTTCACGTCCACGAAGGTGAAGATAATCTCTTAACTCCTCATAAGTGGAACATTTACCTTCCAACAACTCAGGAGTTAAATCATTTAAAAGATAGCAATACCTAcaaagaagcaaaagaaagagttattaTTGAAATAGTCTGGTCTCTGTTGAGAAAAGCAACAAAGAACTAGAAATacacaaaaagataaagattTACATGGTTCAGCAAGAAAGGGCTTATGTCTATGGACAATTTGTATAACCTTCAGTTAGCGAGACACCAAGTTACAAACTCGGTAGTGTGCTATTCCTACTGGTGCAAATAAAGATGAAGGAAGACAAAAGTTCAGGATCTCAACAGTAgatgaaaggaaagaaagcaaCAGTAAAGACTAATATTTGGAGTATTCCATGAGTGtttaaatacttaaaatagGTCCGCTGGAGTGGAAGTTTCTCTAAGTGTACAAGATGAAGGGAGGAGTTGGTTTAGCTATTTCCATCAAGAGGTATGTATAACCCAAGACATTCCCTTGAAAGGGACCAAAGCAAGATGAAAGATCGGAATTAGAATCTGCCCAAGTAAGTGATAACCCActtgttgatttaattgaaaaatttataaatgaacaGTGTAACAAGACTTGCAACAAAGCCAGACACTTTTTGCGTCTTTTGACACATACCAGGATACCCGAGGCCGCATAAGTGGCAGAAGTAAGGACAGTGTTAGCTAGTTGGTAAGACAAactttaaaatgaagcaataaaCTGGCTTTGCATAATTGCAGAAGTGAAGGATTCAACTTACTGTTGAAGTTTTGCTATAAGCTTCTCAAAATCCCAATTTTCCCTGGGAGCATCAGAACCAATATTTGCCTATATGCATTATCGAGAAGTACAAACAAATATTACAGCCGTTGTGTACCAAAGCATCAAGAACACATGACTGAGAACAGAATCAAGCAGATTGTTACCTCTAGTATATCATCCATTGTCAATTCAGCATATTCAATTAGGAGGGATTCGAGATCATCAGATTCTAAGGCCCTCCTCCTCTCTGTGTATACTCGATCTCTTTGGCTGTTCAAAACCTCATCGTATTCAAATAATTGCTTTCTAATATCGAAAAAGTAATTCTCCACTTTTCTCTGAGCTTCATCTAGTGCTTTTGTCAGCATCTTGGATTCAATTGGCAAGTCTTCAACTCTAAACGCTCTCATCAAACCCTAGATGCAACAATAGCATTAACCTCTTTACTACCATATTAACAGGAATAAAATGCTCGAAGCCAAAGAATACCTGAATTCGATCTCCACCAAATATGCGAAAAATGTTATCTTCAAGACTAAGAAAGAATCGGGAACTTCCCGGGTCTCCCTGTCTTCCACTACGACCACGCAGCTGCACACGCATTAACAACATAGAATTGGAAGAAATGGAAGGCAGATAAAACAGAAAAGTTAATGAAGCACCACATTCTCTTCACAAATGAGGCAATATATCATGCCTGAACATGAGGAGGATATAAAGTAAACCTGATTATCAATTCGGCGTGACTCATGACGTTCTGTACCCACAACATGAAGCCCACCAGCTGAGACAACCTATCACggccaattaaataaaatcaaataaaagagaCAAATAACTCTTTGGGGCCAAAAAGAAATCATCCTAAAGAGTAAAGAGAAGCCAACAATTGCCTTAAGGACGAAACTTATGGAACATCACcttctccctctctttctcCGTGTAAACCTTATATTCTTTAACAATTTCCAGAAATGCACTGCGCAGCTTTGATATTACTTCATCCTGAACAGGTCCCTAgatattcatattttagatttattagttactaaatattatatgagCAAGTACATATGCCTGCCCAATTTATCCTCCAACTGCAGTCAAATCATGCTTCAGCTTGTAAGGACCCACTCTGTTACCAAATTTCACCTTTTCACAAGAATATGACAGCCACTCTTCTGCCTCAAGCTCAGTCAATGACCTCCGACCCCATGTTTTGGCAGCAAACTGTACGGCTTCCTCCGCCAATTTGGAGTTTTCATTGGATAGTGTGCACGGAAACAGGCTCTCATTAACCTGGAAGGAATTTGATTCCATGAATCAATATCAGAAGATGCACAAGACAACAGAAAAGATGAAACAAGATCCAGATACATTAAATAATTCCAACCTTCCATGTTTTCTTTGGAGGAGGTTTCTTTACAGAAACAAAAACTCCTTCAGCTGGCCTTACAACTCTGCATCACTTTAATCAGTCATTGACAATGTAAACCATAAAATGGGTAATAAATATCTTGCATATTCTTAGAATGCTTCTTGTAAAGTGGTGTTGCCTTTGCACCAAAACATCTCATTTCTCTTAAAATTGCAACACAGTTATCCAACCCCATCTAACTGAGCATGTGTCTTTACATAAAGCTTCATATACAAGCATGCTCTGCATATAGATCAGAAAGGCAACTTTGCTTGGAATTAGTTAAGGATTCTAATGGatcctttttaaaatataaataacagGATAGTGCTTGTATGTGTGTATTCatcaaattaatacaaatatcaCTTTTATTTCGACGTTGTAAGGTCAAGGCTGAGGAGATACCTTGGCATCAACATCTCTCGTAACTTCAGTCTCGCCATAAATTCTGCATTACCACCAAGGATTATGTCAGTACCACGGCCAGCCATGTTTGTTGCAATTGTAACCGCCCCAAGACGTCCACTTTGCGCCACAATTTCAGCTTCTCTTTCCACATTTTCTGGTTTTGCATTCAGAACCTTTAAAGATATCGTGTTAAGTAGATGTTCCTCCGgtagaagagaaaaaagataacAAGTTTTGCATCATCATTGTAACAAAATAGAAtcattaaaatgtaaaatatcaGAGGATGTTATGCTAACCTCATGCTGAATTCCAGCTTCACGTAGCTGTTTAGATAATGCATCACTCTGCTCAACACTAGTTGTACCAACAAGCACCGGCCGACCTGTTTTATTCATCCGAGATATCTCTACTACAACTGCTCGCCATTTTCCTGTAGTTGCTCGGAACACTACATCTGATTCATCCTTTGGGGTGTGGGAAACAGTAGAAGTTACTAGAAGCTCTTAATTGTGACGCAAGAAGTAAGACAGAAATGGGAAGGAAAAAAAGGGGCAGCATTTGCCGCAGAcctattctttttctttatgattGCTAATTaccacccacccacccaaaaaaaaaaaaaattaattacctaACACCTGCATGCTAACATAAAATTACAGCGATGTGGTACATATCACCTAGATTTCTGCACATGCAAGGAAAATGTGGTTTTAAAGAGCAGAATCAATAAATCATGTTGTGTCAATCACATCTCCCCTCTCATCTTCCAGTGCATTTTTTTCACTATATTCCAAACTTCAAAAATCATGAGATTAAGAAACTATGTTCTGAATTTTTTCAATGTTATTTGCAACTAATATCACATTAAATGAAAAGTTACTGGTTTGAATTCATTTcagattttctcttttcttgtcCCTCCCTTCTTCCATCCCTCCTAGGAGAGACATTTTCCAAATCCTTTTCATTTCCTAGGTTTTgaaatctaagcccaaacaatacaaaagcaacaaaaagaTTCATCACTTGCATGATGCAAAGGCATGCACAGGAATGAACCTTTCTTATCATGGGCTTGTTTGTGGGAACAATTGTAACTTTCAGCTTGTATATGCTCTCAAATTCTGCACTCTCAGTAGCAGCAGTGCCAGTCATGCCACAAAGTTTTGGAAACTACATCAACCATCAAAGTCAAACATCAGAAAAAACTTCAGTAGTGAGAAAGGACTAGCCCCACCATACACACATAAATTACAATCTGCATCTGCACAAATTACTGAAGATGATACACAAACCTGAAGAAAGAAGTTCTGGTAGCTAATTGAAGCCAAGGTCACAGTTTCATTTTGTATGGGCAGGCCTTCTTTTGCTTCAACTGCCTGGTGAAGTCCGTCACTCCAACGTCGCCCCTATGAACAATGTAATCAACTCTACATTTAATTCTCAGAAATAGGAGGAAATAACTAGAAGACTCATGTTCTAATTGaatgtgaaagaaaaaatcataacaggaaaatgtaaaaaatccACCAGCAGAAAgaataacttttcaaataacCCAATTTGGTTCTTAGAATCTGAATAAAACTAGAAGTTTCAAAAGAATCTCATTTAGCAAATTTGTGATTATCAGCCAAGTTTAAAAACTATCAAGAGCCTACAGTGATTGTAATCCAACTAAA includes:
- the LOC105162983 gene encoding protein translocase subunit SecA, chloroplastic isoform X2, yielding MAAAPPVASHRPSLSLPLLSPKFSLSHSTNLLDFDFLIIPPKLRSIAGRSRVRARRRLYAGPGPVAALGGLLGGIFGTGTDTGESTRNLYATTVALINQMEPEISSLSDSQLRERTSALQERASRGDSLDSLLPEAFSIVREASKRVLGLRPFDVQLIGGMVLHKGEIAEMKTGEGKTLVAILPAFLNALVGKGVHVVTVNDYLARRDCEWVGQVPRFLGLKSVDELVLRPFNYCVIDEVDSILIDEARTPLIISGSAEKPSDRYYKAAKIASAFERDIHYTVDEKQKTVLLTEQGYADAEEILDVKDLYDPREQWASYILNAIKAKELFLKDVNYIIRGKEVLIVDEFTGRVMQGRRWSDGLHQAVEAKEGLPIQNETVTLASISYQNFFLQFPKLCGMTGTAATESAEFESIYKLKVTIVPTNKPMIRKDESDVVFRATTGKWRAVVVEISRMNKTGRPVLVGTTSVEQSDALSKQLREAGIQHEVLNAKPENVEREAEIVAQSGRLGAVTIATNMAGRGTDIILGGNAEFMARLKLREMLMPRVVRPAEGVFVSVKKPPPKKTWKVNESLFPCTLSNENSKLAEEAVQFAAKTWGRRSLTELEAEEWLSYSCEKGPVQDEVISKLRSAFLEIVKEYKVYTEKEREKVVSAGGLHVVGTERHESRRIDNQLRGRSGRQGDPGSSRFFLSLEDNIFRIFGGDRIQGLMRAFRVEDLPIESKMLTKALDEAQRKVENYFFDIRKQLFEYDEVLNSQRDRVYTERRRALESDDLESLLIEYAELTMDDILEANIGSDAPRENWDFEKLIAKLQQYCYLLNDLTPELLEGKCSTYEELRDYLHLRGREAYLQKREIVEKEAPGLMKEAEKFLILTNIDRLWKEHLQALKFVQQAVGLRGYAQRDPLIEYKLEGYNLFVEMMARIRRNVIYSIYQFKPVLVKEPNNVERGKEVKLNTSGKESDYNIPDLPTTPSSSTVGQ